Below is a window of Methylosinus sp. PW1 DNA.
ACGAGTGGGAGAAGGGAGCGCCCTTGCTTTTAAAATACGCGGCTCGTCTTGCCATTTCGCGCCGCGGCGGTCGATCGCGCCCCTACTGTCCCGTTCGCGTGAACCATTCCTCTTCGCTGATGACCTCGACGCCGAGCTCCTTTGCCTTGGCCAGCTTGGAGCCCGCCCCCGGCCCCGCCACGACGAGATCGGTCTTCTTCGATACGGAGCCGGAAATCTTCGCGCCGAAGCGTTCGGCCTGCGCCTTGGCCTCATCGCGCGTGAGCCGCTCCAGCGCGCCGGTGAAGACCACCGTCTTGCCGGCGACGGGCGAAGCGCTTTCGATCTGCGGCATGGCCTCCAGCGTCACATGCTGCAGCAGGGCGTCGATCTCGTCCTCATTGTGTTTCTCGGCGAAGAAATCATAGAGCGCCTCGGCGACCACCCCTCCAATGCCTTCGATCGCTTCGATGCGCTCGCGCGCCTCGCTTCCCGGCGCGGCCTCGCGCGCAGTATCGCGAAGGCTGGCGAAATCGGCGAAATGCCGCGCGAGGCGCTTGGCGTTGGTCTCGCCGACATGGCGAATGCCGAGCGCGAACAGGAAACGATTGATCGGAACGCTGCGCCGCGCGTCGATCGCAGCGAAGAGATTGCGCACCGAGGTCTCGCCATAGCCCTCGCGATTCTTCAATTTCGTGAGGTTCTGCTCGTCGCGCGCCTCGAGCGTGAAAATCTCGGAAGCCGTGCGAATGAAGCCTTCCTCGAAGAAAGCCTCGATCTGCTTGTCGCCGAGCCCTTCTATGTCCATGGCGTTGCGCGAGGCGAAATGCTTCAAGCGCTCGATCGCCTGCGCTGGACAGACCAGCGAGCCCGTGCAGCGACGCACCACATCGGCGACGCCCTTCTCGTCGATCTCGCGCACCGCAGCCGAGCCGCAGGCCGGGCAGACATGCGGGAACTCGTAAGGCTTCGTCCCCTCCGGCCGCTTGTCCAGCACCACCTCGACGATCTGCGGAATGACGTCGCCGGCGCGCTGCACGACGACGGTGTCGCCGATGCGAATATCCTTGCGCGCGATCTCGTCCTCATTGTGCAGCGTGGCGTTGGAGACGACGACGCCGCCGACCGTCACCGGCTCCAGCCGCGCGATGGGCGTCAGCGCGCCGGTGCGGCCGACATTTATGTCTATGCCGCGCACAATGGTCTTCGCCTGCTCGGCGGGAAATTTATGCGCCACCGCCCAGCGCGGCGCGCGCGAGACGAAGCCCAAGCGAATTTGCAGGCCGATATCGTCCACCTTGTAGACGACGCCGTCTATATCATAGCCGAGCGTGGCGCGGCGCGCTTCTATGTCGCGGAAATGCGCGAGCATCTCATCGGCGCCGACACAAATCTTGGTGAGCGGATTGGTCGGAAGGCCGAAGCTCGCCAGCGCCTGCACCATGCCAAATTGCGTGTCGGACGGCATGACGCTCACCTCGCCCCAACTATAGGCGAAGAAGCGCAGCGGCCGGCTCGCCGTCACCTTGGGATCGAGCTGGCGCAGCGAGCCTGCTGCGGAATTGCGCGGATTGGCGAAGAGCGGCTTATTCGCCGCCGCCTGTCTCTCATTGAGCGCGAAGAAATCCTCGCGTCGCATATAGACCTCGCCGCGCGCCTCCAACACATCCGGCCAGCTCTCGCCATTGAGGCGCTGTGGGATTTCCTCGAGCGTGCGAATATTGGCGGTGATGTCCTCGCCCTCATAGCCGTCGCCGCGCGTCGCGGCATAGACGAGCGCGCCTTTCTCATAGCGCAGCGAGCAGGAGAGGCCGTCGATTTTCGGCTCCGCGGTGAAGAAGAGCGGCGCCTCGTCTGAGAAGCCCAGAAAGCGCCGCACGCGTGCGACGAATTCGTGGACCTCCTCGTCGGCAAAGACGTTGCCGAGCGAGAGCATCGGCACGACATGTTTTATCTTGGCGAATTTCTCCGCCGGCGCGGCGCCGACCTTCTTCGTCAGCGAGGCGTCGGAAGCAAGCTCGGGAAAGGCTTTTTCCAAAGCCTCATAGCGCTGGCGCAGCGCGTCATAGTCTGCATCGCTGACCGCGGGGGAGTCTTCCTGATAATAGCGGCGGTCATATTCGGCGAGCTGTTCCGCGAGCCGCGAATATTCGAGCTTCGCCCGCCGCGGCGAGAGATCTTCGATCGGCGTGGGCGGTCT
It encodes the following:
- the ligA gene encoding NAD-dependent DNA ligase LigA, giving the protein MASDDAPSRKRGPRPPTPIEDLSPRRAKLEYSRLAEQLAEYDRRYYQEDSPAVSDADYDALRQRYEALEKAFPELASDASLTKKVGAAPAEKFAKIKHVVPMLSLGNVFADEEVHEFVARVRRFLGFSDEAPLFFTAEPKIDGLSCSLRYEKGALVYAATRGDGYEGEDITANIRTLEEIPQRLNGESWPDVLEARGEVYMRREDFFALNERQAAANKPLFANPRNSAAGSLRQLDPKVTASRPLRFFAYSWGEVSVMPSDTQFGMVQALASFGLPTNPLTKICVGADEMLAHFRDIEARRATLGYDIDGVVYKVDDIGLQIRLGFVSRAPRWAVAHKFPAEQAKTIVRGIDINVGRTGALTPIARLEPVTVGGVVVSNATLHNEDEIARKDIRIGDTVVVQRAGDVIPQIVEVVLDKRPEGTKPYEFPHVCPACGSAAVREIDEKGVADVVRRCTGSLVCPAQAIERLKHFASRNAMDIEGLGDKQIEAFFEEGFIRTASEIFTLEARDEQNLTKLKNREGYGETSVRNLFAAIDARRSVPINRFLFALGIRHVGETNAKRLARHFADFASLRDTAREAAPGSEARERIEAIEGIGGVVAEALYDFFAEKHNEDEIDALLQHVTLEAMPQIESASPVAGKTVVFTGALERLTRDEAKAQAERFGAKISGSVSKKTDLVVAGPGAGSKLAKAKELGVEVISEEEWFTRTGQ